Genomic DNA from Candidatus Nitronereus thalassa:
AAGAAAACTCTTTGCTGTGGACCTGAACCGACCAGGTGTTGGCTGTAGAACGTTCCTCATCCTTCACGAAAGCCTTTTGAATGGAACAAACCAAGAAAAACCCGATGACAGAAGGAAGTGAACTTGACCGATTGCTGTATCACTATACCACCATCTTACAGGCTGAACGTGGTCTTGCCCGCAATACCCTGGAGGCGTATCGCCGAGATTTGGGGAAGTTTCAGCAGTATTATGCGAAGATCGGCCTTCAAAATCCACATGCATTGACGACTGCAGTCGTTTTGGGATTTCTTGAATTTCTTCGGAGCCAGGAGTTGTCCGCGACCTCGGTGGCGCGTTGCATGGCGGCGATTCGGGGTTTCTGTCGGTTTTTGAGCCTGGAACATGGGATTCCCGATGTGCTGGCCCAGATTCCACGATCTCCGAAACAATGGCTGAAGTTACCCAAAACGTTGACGGAATCCGAAATCACCAACTTGTTGGAATTGCCTGCAGGGGAGGGGCCGGAAGAAATGCGTGATGTGGCAATGGTCGAACTTTTATATGCGACGGGCTTGCGTGTCTCCGAACTCATCAGCGTGGATCTTGCACAGGTGAATTTGGAGGTCGGGTATTTGTTAGCCACGGGGAA
This window encodes:
- the xerD gene encoding site-specific tyrosine recombinase XerD — encoded protein: MTEGSELDRLLYHYTTILQAERGLARNTLEAYRRDLGKFQQYYAKIGLQNPHALTTAVVLGFLEFLRSQELSATSVARCMAAIRGFCRFLSLEHGIPDVLAQIPRSPKQWLKLPKTLTESEITNLLELPAGEGPEEMRDVAMVELLYATGLRVSELISVDLAQVNLEVGYLLATGKRDKQRVVPMGETARKKISEYCQDARPVLLKHHNSSALFVTRRGTAMTRQSFWGILRKRALRAGITKRISPHMLRHSFATHLLEHGADLRAVQMMLGHADIATTQIYTHVEQRRLKDMHTAHFPRTQRRGAKGKSS